One genomic segment of Bdellovibrionales bacterium includes these proteins:
- a CDS encoding DUF192 domain-containing protein, with translation MIQLGNVKMVVEVADTDERRSEGLMHRRSLAKNEGMMFLFSKEQVLSFWMKNTFIPLSIAFFDKNRTLIEIVDMEPSKSVLEREIPQYRSSRPALYALEANKGWFRENKVSVGATWNWTDENESKSRTKVRSK, from the coding sequence ATGATTCAACTAGGCAATGTCAAAATGGTGGTCGAGGTGGCAGATACGGATGAACGAAGATCTGAGGGGCTCATGCATCGTAGGTCTTTGGCAAAAAATGAGGGCATGATGTTCCTTTTTAGCAAGGAACAAGTCCTTTCGTTTTGGATGAAAAACACGTTTATTCCTCTTTCAATAGCTTTTTTTGACAAGAATAGGACTCTGATCGAGATTGTTGACATGGAGCCGTCGAAATCGGTTTTAGAGCGAGAGATCCCGCAATATCGAAGTAGCAGACCAGCTCTTTATGCATTGGAGGCAAATAAAGGATGGTTCAGAGAAAACAAGGTGTCCGTTGGTGCAACATGGAACTGGACAGATGAGAACGAATCGAAAAGTAGGACAAAGGTCCGGTCTAAATAA
- a CDS encoding metallophosphoesterase — protein sequence MIEELPDFSQAKFTAVVSDLHLCDEEPLNSKFPLWKKYKTRQFFFDEVFRDFLQSIVHRAGGERVELVLNGDIFDFDSVNHLPDEPPYRITWIEGQRGLHPQAEKSIYKIQRILEHHRDWVLALNWFINAGNRVIFVIGNHDLELHFPSVQDVVIQALGLNPKDQSSVRFVEWFYISNADTLIEHGNQYDPYCLAQDPVNPFILRLNRVEIRIPFGNLATRYMINGMGFFNPHVDTNFIMSAKEYVHFFFKYVVRAQPMLLWTWLWGATVTLSQSFWDRLIPSIIEPLTVEDKVELIAAKANATSRMVRELRELFATPAASTPTILMRELWLDRAFLILIAFFVIFQIILSIKTVYSLSFFWMFIPLSLFLPFFLFYSRSITSEVIQYKEPSERILSMASVITKANRIVYGHTHVVRHEIVGNVEHLNSGTWSPAFLDVECEQPIDQKTFVWIYPGSKGLKREARVYQFKDGKPHEVFGTAGRHRH from the coding sequence ATGATTGAAGAGCTTCCGGATTTTAGTCAGGCTAAGTTTACCGCTGTGGTCAGCGATTTGCACCTTTGCGATGAAGAACCGCTCAATTCGAAATTTCCTCTTTGGAAGAAGTATAAAACACGACAATTTTTCTTTGATGAAGTCTTTCGTGATTTTCTTCAATCTATCGTACATCGTGCAGGAGGAGAACGCGTAGAGCTGGTACTCAACGGAGACATATTCGATTTTGACAGCGTGAACCATTTGCCAGATGAGCCACCCTACCGAATCACTTGGATTGAAGGGCAGCGTGGTCTTCATCCCCAGGCCGAGAAATCAATTTACAAGATTCAAAGGATTCTTGAGCACCATCGAGATTGGGTGTTGGCCCTGAACTGGTTTATCAACGCTGGGAACAGAGTCATTTTTGTGATTGGAAATCATGATCTAGAACTTCATTTTCCTTCAGTACAGGATGTAGTTATTCAAGCTCTTGGGCTAAATCCGAAGGATCAATCCAGTGTGCGTTTTGTGGAATGGTTTTATATTAGCAATGCGGATACCTTAATAGAACATGGCAATCAGTACGACCCTTATTGTTTGGCTCAAGATCCGGTGAATCCATTTATACTTCGATTGAATCGAGTGGAGATCAGAATTCCGTTTGGTAATCTTGCCACTCGCTACATGATTAACGGCATGGGTTTTTTTAACCCTCATGTTGATACGAATTTTATCATGTCCGCTAAAGAATACGTGCATTTCTTTTTTAAGTATGTCGTGCGTGCTCAACCGATGTTGCTTTGGACTTGGCTTTGGGGAGCAACGGTGACCTTATCTCAATCCTTTTGGGATCGTCTCATTCCCTCCATAATTGAACCTCTCACGGTTGAAGACAAAGTCGAACTCATCGCTGCCAAGGCCAACGCTACTTCACGAATGGTGAGAGAATTGCGTGAACTTTTTGCGACTCCGGCTGCGAGTACGCCAACGATCCTGATGCGGGAACTTTGGTTAGATCGAGCATTTTTGATTCTAATTGCCTTTTTTGTAATTTTCCAAATTATCCTTTCTATTAAGACTGTTTACTCCTTATCTTTTTTCTGGATGTTTATTCCTCTATCACTCTTTCTGCCCTTTTTCCTATTCTACTCACGTTCGATTACCTCCGAGGTTATCCAATACAAAGAGCCGAGCGAAAGAATTCTCAGCATGGCCAGTGTTATTACGAAGGCCAACCGTATCGTTTATGGGCACACTCATGTGGTTCGCCATGAAATCGTTGGCAACGTGGAGCACCTCAATTCTGGTACCTGGTCCCCTGCCTTCCTTGATGTGGAATGCGAACAGCCAATAGACCAAAAAACCTTTGTTTGGATATACCCTGGTTCTAAGGGACTCAAAAGGGAGGCCCGTGTCTACCAGTTCAAGGACGGCAAGCCCCATGAAGTATTTGGCACGGCCGGCAGACATCGACACTAA
- the gatC gene encoding Asp-tRNA(Asn)/Glu-tRNA(Gln) amidotransferase subunit GatC: MISREIIESAARLARLKLTETEVVHFSGQLAAVMEAFAKISKINTDGIKPLVTPTDMSQRLREDRVEPWPDVDQALAQASERSGNLFKVPPVI, translated from the coding sequence ATGATTTCGAGGGAAATCATCGAGTCAGCTGCTCGATTAGCTCGCTTAAAATTGACTGAAACAGAAGTGGTACACTTTAGCGGGCAGCTTGCGGCAGTCATGGAGGCTTTCGCCAAGATCAGCAAGATCAATACAGATGGCATTAAGCCTTTGGTCACGCCAACGGATATGTCTCAACGTTTAAGGGAAGACAGGGTTGAACCTTGGCCCGACGTGGATCAGGCCTTGGCTCAGGCCTCTGAACGAAGTGGAAATCTCTTTAAAGTGCCGCCAGTAATATGA
- the ligA gene encoding NAD-dependent DNA ligase LigA: MNSLKQNFASRILSLRNQIEQHDYAYYVLDRPIISDYEYDNLFRELQQLEIDHPELLTPDSPTRRVGGTPAKQFIKRSHSEPMLSLQNTYSLDEIIAFDERIKSQLSIAKDIEYFCEPKLDGLALELVYENGILRAAVTRGDGLIGEDVTANILTVKTIPLRLRPSPHVPSLAEIRGELIMHKADFLKLNQWQEENGLQPFANPRNAAAGSVRQLDPKITAGRSLRFYAYGTGSINGVDFKSQEDIVGKFAEWGLPTLGVSRFPGGLSEFREKGLKLTPKRQDILHHPLAIRLENIGASLKYYEFIDSIRHYLPFEIDGVVIKVNSLKLQSELGLIARSPRWATAAKFKPEQSQTKVLDIVVNVGRTGALTPVAILKPVRVGGVTVSHATLHNQQEIDRKDVRIGDTVVIQRAGDVIPEIVKSIPEGRQKDSKPFVMPAACPSCGNPVQKPEGEIISRCTNRLCDSILKESLKHFASRRAVNIDKLGDKMIDQLVDKGIVTCFSDLYKLNKESLIGLERMGEKSASTLIQNIEASRKVRLSRFIFALGIRFVGEQTAKNLAHRFGSLDNFLKSNYESLLEIEDVGPTVAASIANSLADRSFVQEIKHLVENGVTVLSDQSHGQEQGSKPLAGLNIVITGTLPKERDEIKDLIAELGGRSGSSVSKKTDYVLAGIEPGSKLDKAKELGIKILEWGEFEDLIKKNRPSALPSGPTN; encoded by the coding sequence ATGAACTCTCTCAAGCAAAATTTCGCCTCAAGAATTCTTTCTCTTCGTAACCAAATCGAACAGCATGATTATGCCTATTACGTTCTAGATCGACCAATCATATCTGATTATGAATACGATAATCTTTTTCGTGAACTTCAGCAGCTAGAGATCGATCACCCCGAATTGCTGACTCCGGATTCTCCCACCCGTCGGGTCGGCGGGACACCTGCAAAGCAATTTATTAAGCGCTCGCACTCCGAACCAATGCTCAGCCTTCAGAACACTTATTCCCTCGACGAGATTATCGCTTTTGATGAACGAATTAAATCCCAGCTCTCAATCGCAAAAGATATCGAGTACTTTTGCGAACCAAAGCTCGACGGCCTTGCTCTTGAACTCGTCTATGAGAACGGAATTTTGCGTGCGGCTGTGACTCGAGGTGATGGCCTGATTGGCGAGGACGTCACCGCTAACATCCTCACCGTCAAAACAATCCCTTTGCGGCTGAGGCCCTCCCCCCATGTCCCTTCCCTCGCTGAGATCAGAGGTGAACTGATCATGCATAAGGCCGATTTTTTAAAACTAAATCAGTGGCAAGAAGAGAACGGTCTTCAGCCATTTGCAAATCCGCGAAATGCCGCTGCTGGTAGCGTACGTCAACTTGACCCTAAAATAACTGCTGGACGCAGTCTGCGTTTCTATGCCTACGGAACAGGATCCATCAATGGAGTCGATTTCAAAAGCCAGGAGGATATTGTAGGCAAGTTTGCTGAGTGGGGTCTGCCAACTCTGGGGGTTTCAAGATTTCCTGGAGGACTATCTGAATTTCGTGAGAAGGGGCTCAAACTCACCCCTAAGCGGCAAGATATTTTGCACCATCCCTTGGCCATTCGCCTTGAAAATATTGGCGCCTCCTTAAAGTACTACGAATTTATTGATTCAATAAGGCACTATTTGCCGTTTGAAATTGACGGAGTCGTCATCAAGGTTAACTCCTTAAAATTGCAATCTGAACTTGGACTGATTGCCCGAAGTCCTCGCTGGGCAACTGCCGCCAAGTTCAAACCTGAGCAGTCTCAAACAAAGGTGCTTGATATTGTCGTCAATGTCGGTCGCACTGGGGCTCTCACTCCAGTGGCAATATTGAAGCCCGTGAGGGTTGGAGGCGTGACTGTTTCTCATGCTACTCTACATAACCAACAGGAAATTGACCGCAAAGACGTTCGCATTGGAGATACGGTCGTTATTCAGCGCGCCGGTGATGTCATCCCAGAAATCGTTAAATCGATTCCTGAAGGGCGCCAAAAAGATAGCAAGCCCTTTGTCATGCCTGCAGCATGTCCCTCCTGCGGAAATCCCGTACAAAAACCCGAAGGTGAAATCATCAGTCGCTGCACCAACCGTCTGTGCGACTCTATTTTAAAGGAGTCTTTGAAACACTTTGCCTCGCGGCGCGCGGTTAATATCGATAAGCTTGGCGACAAAATGATAGATCAGCTCGTCGACAAAGGAATTGTCACCTGTTTTTCTGATCTCTATAAACTCAACAAGGAGTCTCTCATCGGCTTGGAGCGTATGGGAGAAAAATCTGCTTCCACGCTTATCCAGAATATTGAAGCTTCACGTAAAGTAAGACTTTCCAGATTCATCTTTGCCTTGGGGATTCGCTTTGTCGGCGAGCAGACAGCAAAAAATCTGGCCCATCGTTTTGGATCACTCGATAATTTCCTCAAGTCCAACTACGAATCGCTCCTTGAAATCGAAGATGTTGGACCTACAGTTGCCGCCTCGATTGCCAATTCACTGGCAGACCGATCTTTTGTGCAAGAGATCAAACATCTTGTTGAAAATGGGGTCACCGTCTTGTCCGACCAAAGCCATGGACAAGAGCAAGGATCAAAGCCATTGGCGGGCCTCAATATTGTAATCACTGGCACTTTACCAAAAGAAAGAGATGAAATTAAAGATTTGATCGCCGAACTCGGAGGAAGGAGCGGCTCCTCAGTCTCCAAAAAAACAGACTATGTGCTAGCTGGAATTGAACCGGGTTCAAAACTGGATAAAGCCAAGGAGCTAGGAATAAAAATTCTGGAATGGGGAGAATTCGAAGATCTCATTAAAAAAAATAGGCCCTCTGCTCTACCATCGGGCCCTACCAATTAG
- a CDS encoding LysM peptidoglycan-binding domain-containing protein: protein MNKLLSVLLPIIFCFGVSSCTSGSVEKDKATESSAESDAVVGEGGEDSEGLIEGETAEGEGLSVESGSEGSEGANGNSEFSDSTDVGEKLADDEGMADDGFSEDGIAKETGESSDSAMSTSPESGSSEDISPTPEPGMISETGDTGATTGTAIEEGSMPSESSISSVESEGEAPAPKPLVSLKKIANTPYKKNGILVNAVYLARPGDTLVGISKKIYGSNRKSDLLKANPNLKRRVKTGDKVYYNSPRRSTDESQLLVYYEDNGVSPSMYAAQEGDNLKIVSKKLLGHADSWKEIWSTNLDVESKGDLVAGTQLRYWGTDVAVEAPIPQQAESGEGGAQPPNGGLASGTDGGVPPPPPSDFGNPPDMAANNPQNPPGDFEPGAPPDAASAGGIEPPPPPPPPPPPPSAPGEDGMQAKAEEGGGLNDLMNGDPDQTMALGVGALLLFASVALFVMVRKKKRRQSLDFNTSTQTQIE from the coding sequence ATGAATAAACTCTTAAGTGTCCTCCTACCAATTATTTTTTGTTTTGGCGTCTCGTCTTGCACTTCGGGAAGTGTTGAAAAGGATAAGGCGACTGAATCCTCAGCTGAATCGGATGCTGTGGTGGGTGAAGGCGGGGAGGATTCCGAAGGTTTGATTGAAGGGGAGACTGCAGAGGGCGAGGGTCTCTCTGTTGAGAGTGGTTCAGAAGGGAGCGAGGGGGCCAATGGGAATTCTGAATTTTCAGATTCTACGGATGTGGGCGAGAAATTGGCTGATGATGAGGGGATGGCTGATGATGGGTTTTCTGAAGATGGCATAGCCAAAGAAACAGGTGAATCTTCAGATAGTGCGATGAGCACGAGTCCTGAATCTGGATCGAGTGAAGACATCAGTCCAACTCCTGAGCCAGGAATGATTTCTGAAACTGGGGACACTGGAGCGACGACTGGAACAGCAATTGAAGAAGGGAGTATGCCCAGTGAGTCTTCGATTTCTTCTGTTGAAAGTGAGGGAGAGGCGCCTGCCCCTAAGCCACTTGTTTCCTTAAAGAAGATTGCAAACACCCCCTATAAAAAGAATGGAATTCTTGTGAATGCGGTCTACTTGGCTAGACCGGGGGACACGCTTGTAGGGATCAGTAAGAAGATTTATGGATCGAATAGGAAATCAGATCTTTTAAAGGCTAATCCGAATCTCAAACGAAGAGTAAAGACTGGGGATAAAGTTTATTACAATTCACCGCGTCGCTCCACCGATGAGTCTCAGCTTCTCGTTTACTATGAGGACAATGGCGTTTCTCCCAGTATGTATGCGGCCCAGGAAGGGGATAATCTGAAGATTGTTTCCAAGAAATTATTGGGTCACGCTGATAGTTGGAAAGAGATTTGGTCAACCAACTTAGATGTTGAGTCAAAAGGTGATCTGGTTGCAGGAACTCAACTTCGCTATTGGGGTACTGACGTAGCAGTAGAAGCACCCATTCCACAGCAGGCAGAAAGCGGAGAAGGTGGCGCTCAGCCCCCAAATGGAGGACTTGCTTCAGGTACTGACGGGGGAGTTCCACCTCCGCCTCCATCTGATTTCGGAAATCCCCCTGACATGGCCGCAAATAATCCGCAGAATCCCCCTGGGGATTTTGAACCTGGGGCGCCCCCAGATGCAGCGAGTGCGGGAGGGATTGAGCCACCACCACCACCACCTCCTCCTCCTCCACCCCCATCTGCGCCGGGTGAGGACGGAATGCAGGCTAAGGCTGAGGAAGGAGGAGGACTCAACGACTTGATGAATGGTGATCCAGATCAAACGATGGCTCTCGGTGTTGGTGCTCTTCTCTTGTTTGCTTCTGTAGCTCTGTTTGTGATGGTCAGAAAAAAGAAGAGACGTCAGTCTCTTGACTTTAACACATCGACCCAAACCCAAATTGAGTGA
- a CDS encoding Ppx/GppA family phosphatase, which produces MKIAALDLGSNTFLLLIVEIEKGKIVKVLHDEYRVTRLGQNMDHARVFAPEALKRAEECLREYSLKISEFKPEVVKAVATSAAREANNKEDFIAIGAKYGIPIEIISGTEEAKLSFFGATSDFIQKGNCRVIDVGGGSTEFILGSKGGIQASRSLDMGCVRLTERFISGHPVFGQELRTLRTFVQSQLEHLPHDICTDSGPVIAVSGTPTTLASVILGEKEFNAKSIHGFKLKLAIMEEWCERIMAMTLTEISSLPGMEPQRADVILAGLLILIESSKILDVEELIVSARGVRYGVALEVAK; this is translated from the coding sequence ATGAAAATAGCGGCTTTGGATTTGGGTTCAAATACTTTTCTATTATTGATTGTTGAAATTGAAAAAGGAAAAATCGTGAAGGTCCTTCACGATGAATATCGTGTCACGCGGTTGGGTCAGAATATGGATCATGCGCGCGTTTTTGCACCCGAGGCACTGAAGAGGGCTGAGGAATGTCTCAGGGAGTATTCCTTGAAAATCTCTGAATTTAAGCCAGAGGTGGTGAAAGCTGTAGCGACCAGCGCAGCTCGAGAGGCCAACAACAAGGAAGACTTTATCGCTATTGGGGCTAAGTATGGAATTCCGATCGAAATCATATCGGGGACGGAGGAAGCAAAACTCTCATTTTTTGGAGCAACGAGCGATTTCATTCAAAAGGGGAATTGTCGAGTCATCGATGTAGGGGGTGGTTCAACGGAGTTTATTCTGGGAAGTAAAGGCGGAATTCAAGCAAGCCGTTCTCTCGATATGGGCTGTGTTCGATTGACCGAGAGGTTTATTTCTGGACACCCGGTTTTTGGTCAAGAATTGAGAACATTACGTACATTTGTCCAGAGCCAGCTTGAACACTTGCCTCACGATATCTGCACGGATTCGGGACCCGTTATAGCTGTTTCGGGAACGCCGACGACTCTCGCGTCTGTAATTCTAGGAGAAAAGGAATTCAATGCGAAAAGTATCCACGGGTTTAAATTGAAGTTGGCAATAATGGAAGAGTGGTGTGAGAGAATTATGGCTATGACTCTCACGGAGATTTCATCACTTCCAGGAATGGAGCCACAGCGGGCCGATGTTATTTTGGCTGGTTTATTGATTTTGATTGAATCGTCAAAGATTCTTGACGTTGAAGAACTTATTGTATCGGCAAGGGGCGTCAGATACGGAGTTGCTTTGGAGGTTGCAAAATGA
- the gatB gene encoding Asp-tRNA(Asn)/Glu-tRNA(Gln) amidotransferase subunit GatB — protein sequence MSSGDWEAIIGLEIHAQLLTMSKIFSPDSASFGGGDNQHVHPVSLGMPGTLPVLNEKAVELSVLIGLALNCKINRQSVFSRKNYFYPDLPKGYQISQFDVPLCENGHIDFFVEGEPMQVEITRAHMEEDAGKSIHHGDGTLLNYNRAGVPLLEIVSAPVIRSPAVAAEYVRAIRRTLRYLDACDGNLEEGSLRCDCNVSIRQRGNQQLGTRVEIKNINSFRFIEKAIEYEIQRQIDLVETGQRVVQETRLFDSVKNRTYSMRSKEDAHDYRYFPDPDLLPLEISSSWIENLGQRLPELPFQKVRRLQNDFGLSHIDATHLADEIELADYFEEAVKASSNPKSTCNWIMVELLRELNLGKIEIRNSPVSPKNLGSLIHFIDQGTISGKIGKQVFAEMWSSGRRPDEVIEEKGFVQVSDNSTLEKIINAILAKNSPQVEQYRSGKEKVFGFFVGQVMRETKGQANPDLVNSLLLKKLRPPL from the coding sequence ATGTCATCGGGTGATTGGGAAGCCATCATTGGTTTAGAAATTCATGCTCAACTTTTGACAATGAGTAAGATTTTTTCTCCTGATTCCGCCTCTTTTGGGGGGGGAGATAACCAACATGTTCATCCGGTGTCTTTGGGGATGCCGGGGACTTTACCAGTATTGAACGAGAAGGCGGTGGAACTATCGGTTCTCATTGGTTTGGCTTTGAATTGCAAGATCAACAGGCAATCTGTATTTTCTCGTAAAAATTATTTCTATCCCGATTTACCTAAGGGATATCAAATATCTCAGTTTGATGTTCCTCTCTGTGAAAACGGCCATATTGATTTCTTTGTTGAAGGCGAACCTATGCAGGTAGAAATAACGCGCGCTCATATGGAAGAAGACGCGGGAAAGTCCATTCATCATGGCGATGGGACTCTTCTCAACTATAATCGAGCAGGCGTACCTCTCCTAGAAATTGTTTCTGCCCCAGTCATTCGATCACCAGCGGTTGCAGCTGAATATGTAAGAGCGATTCGCAGGACCTTAAGATATTTAGATGCTTGTGATGGAAACCTAGAGGAGGGATCTCTTCGCTGCGATTGCAACGTGAGCATTCGCCAGAGGGGCAATCAGCAACTGGGAACGAGAGTTGAAATTAAAAATATAAATTCATTTCGTTTCATTGAGAAGGCTATTGAATACGAAATTCAGCGACAGATTGATCTCGTAGAAACTGGTCAGCGGGTTGTACAAGAGACCAGACTTTTTGACTCGGTGAAAAATCGGACCTACTCCATGAGATCAAAAGAGGATGCTCACGATTATCGATATTTTCCTGATCCGGACTTACTACCCTTAGAGATTTCTTCTTCCTGGATTGAAAACCTTGGGCAAAGGCTTCCAGAATTACCATTTCAGAAAGTTCGTCGTCTCCAGAATGATTTTGGTCTGTCCCACATCGATGCCACTCACTTGGCAGATGAAATTGAACTGGCGGATTATTTTGAAGAGGCTGTCAAAGCCTCCTCCAATCCGAAATCGACCTGTAATTGGATTATGGTTGAGCTGTTGAGAGAGCTAAATCTAGGTAAGATTGAAATCAGGAATTCGCCGGTATCCCCCAAGAATTTGGGTTCACTCATTCATTTTATTGATCAAGGAACTATCTCAGGAAAGATTGGCAAACAGGTGTTTGCCGAGATGTGGTCGTCGGGCCGCAGGCCCGACGAGGTAATTGAAGAGAAGGGGTTCGTGCAGGTTTCAGACAACTCGACTTTAGAAAAGATAATCAACGCAATTCTGGCTAAGAACTCCCCTCAGGTAGAACAGTATCGGAGTGGAAAAGAAAAAGTTTTTGGCTTTTTTGTGGGTCAAGTAATGAGAGAAACAAAGGGGCAAGCTAATCCTGATTTGGTGAACAGTCTCCTTCTAAAGAAATTGAGACCACCTTTATGA
- the gatA gene encoding Asp-tRNA(Asn)/Glu-tRNA(Gln) amidotransferase subunit GatA: MDLFENDATGIAALVRSKRVSAVEVATTYLARAERLNGLLGAFILLNQEVINEARKIDEKIGKGIDVGPLAGVPIAIKDLLCTKDIRTTAASKILENFVPPYSATVVDRLEAKGAVLLGKTNLDEFAMGSSNETSAYGVCRNPWNREYVPGGSSGGSAVAVASRMSPLAIGTDTGGSIRQPASYCGVVGLKPTYGRVSRYGIIAYASSLDQAGPMTLTVRDAALALEVIAGADSRDSTCAQFEVPRFSEKISRNIKGLKIGIPRQFFQSGLNGEIERVVKNAGDLLKEAGAELIEVDLPLTEVAVATYYLLATSEASSNLSRYDGVRYGRRADFTKSPAKTLEEFYTRTRSEGFGEEVKRRIILGTYALSSGYYDAYFKKAGQVRRLIRDEFLNVFERCDVIMGPVTAILPFKIGEKVSDPLAMYLNDVYTTSANLAGIPGMSVPAGMTEQGFPVGIQLLAPHFEEQRLFNVATAIEAVVGMKGRLPDVIG, from the coding sequence ATGGATTTATTTGAGAACGACGCAACTGGGATAGCTGCTCTTGTGAGATCCAAGCGTGTGAGTGCAGTTGAAGTTGCTACGACCTATCTCGCTCGGGCCGAAAGGCTGAACGGTCTGCTCGGAGCTTTTATTCTGCTCAATCAGGAAGTCATAAACGAGGCCCGGAAAATAGATGAAAAGATAGGCAAAGGGATTGATGTCGGACCTCTGGCTGGAGTTCCCATTGCCATCAAAGACTTGTTATGCACAAAGGATATTCGAACCACGGCGGCATCAAAGATCCTCGAAAATTTTGTTCCTCCATACTCCGCCACAGTTGTCGATCGTTTAGAAGCCAAGGGCGCGGTCTTGTTAGGAAAGACGAATCTTGATGAGTTCGCAATGGGGTCCAGCAACGAAACCTCCGCCTATGGGGTTTGCCGAAATCCCTGGAACAGAGAATATGTGCCTGGTGGTTCGAGCGGAGGCTCTGCTGTTGCGGTGGCTTCTCGCATGAGCCCTCTAGCCATAGGGACCGATACGGGAGGGTCCATTCGCCAGCCGGCCAGTTACTGTGGAGTGGTGGGGCTCAAGCCAACTTACGGGCGAGTGAGTCGCTATGGCATCATTGCCTATGCTTCGAGCTTAGATCAGGCAGGACCAATGACTCTCACTGTGCGGGATGCGGCTCTTGCGCTGGAAGTTATTGCAGGAGCGGATTCAAGGGATTCAACCTGCGCACAATTCGAGGTGCCCCGCTTTAGTGAAAAAATATCACGCAACATAAAGGGCCTTAAAATAGGAATTCCACGGCAATTTTTCCAATCAGGATTAAATGGAGAAATTGAGCGTGTTGTTAAAAATGCCGGGGATCTTTTAAAAGAGGCAGGTGCAGAATTGATAGAAGTCGATTTGCCACTCACGGAAGTGGCCGTTGCGACTTATTACCTTCTTGCTACGAGCGAAGCATCGAGCAATCTTTCTCGGTACGATGGAGTGAGATACGGTCGTCGAGCTGATTTTACAAAATCTCCAGCGAAAACTCTTGAGGAATTTTACACGAGGACGAGGAGTGAAGGCTTCGGCGAAGAAGTCAAAAGAAGAATTATACTTGGAACCTATGCTCTCTCGAGCGGATATTACGATGCGTACTTTAAGAAGGCGGGACAGGTGCGACGTCTGATACGTGATGAATTTTTAAATGTCTTTGAGCGATGTGACGTTATTATGGGTCCAGTGACCGCAATTCTTCCCTTTAAAATTGGTGAAAAGGTGAGTGACCCTTTGGCCATGTATCTCAATGATGTTTACACAACTTCGGCAAATTTGGCGGGAATTCCCGGGATGAGCGTTCCGGCTGGCATGACGGAGCAAGGTTTTCCAGTTGGAATTCAACTTCTTGCTCCACACTTTGAGGAACAGCGGCTTTTTAACGTGGCCACTGCAATAGAAGCGGTCGTCGGAATGAAGGGGAGACTTCCTGATGTCATCGGGTGA
- a CDS encoding PilZ domain-containing protein, with protein METYNSDLPAPRLPLVMDVEFRRSYARQSDKGKLRNISLTGAFLETGVLGLGAEDKVNLTFVVSGRRRNITATVVWKNTLGFGVRFHPTNNRDIQIVDDLMYFVESKRETRRDVLDNIFRRVA; from the coding sequence ATGGAGACTTACAATTCTGATTTACCCGCTCCGCGGCTTCCGTTAGTCATGGATGTGGAATTCCGACGAAGCTATGCCCGACAATCCGATAAGGGTAAGCTGCGAAATATTAGTTTGACTGGCGCATTTCTAGAAACTGGCGTTCTAGGACTTGGGGCTGAGGATAAGGTAAATCTCACTTTTGTCGTCAGTGGCAGAAGACGAAATATTACAGCGACAGTTGTGTGGAAAAATACTTTGGGATTCGGGGTACGATTTCATCCAACAAACAACCGTGACATACAGATCGTTGACGATCTGATGTACTTTGTCGAGAGTAAGCGTGAAACTCGCAGAGACGTCCTAGACAACATTTTTAGGCGTGTCGCCTAG